Proteins encoded in a region of the Drosophila sechellia strain sech25 chromosome 2L, ASM438219v1, whole genome shotgun sequence genome:
- the LOC116800198 gene encoding trypsin-2, whose product MLLAYFLLLKIALVFPKNITTIRINHYHEPTYSHLSSYLVSLRTRKYIHTPGDNHFCTGVILTNRHVLTSAHCITDKNGVMMSPKRIVVALCASLFKTPESEEFVVDIHNMIIHPYYHRNQHNDIAIIKLKRYVKLDGHHLAPVVLGNSSLEVGNDCKTIGGIFGVRRQRFGSFHSMLLVNVELRPFDECLKVKKSLMAARPENEDLICVKSTEKQLCTTDFGGPLFCDGQLYGIALGSINCSSPDPVFFSDVSFYNSWVTKIISEAVGHSRPFIAERYSFMSFIILILSVV is encoded by the exons ATGCTGCTAGCTTACTTTTTACTGCTGAAAattgctttggtttttcctAAAAATATTACCACGATTAGGATCAACCATTATCACGAGCCAACCTATAGCCATTTGAGTTCGTATCTGGTATCCTTGCGGACTCGCAAATATATTCACACTCCTGGAGATAATCACTTCTGCACCGGAGTTATCCTAACCAATCGCCATGTGCTTACTTCAGCACACTGCATTACAGA TAAAAACGGTGTGATGATGAGCCCTAAACGAATTGTGGTGGCACTTTGCGCGTCCCTTTTTAAGACCCCAGAGTCAGAGGAATTTGTTGTAGACATTCATAATATGATTATACACCCGTACTACCATAGAAACCAACACAATGATATAGCTATTATAAAGCTGAAGAGGTATGTGAAATTGGACGGCCATCACTTGGCTCCAGTTGTTCTGGGCAATTCCTCGCTGGAGGTGGGAAACGATTGCAAGACCATTGGTGGAATCTTCGGAGTACGA AGGCAAAGATTTGGGTCATTTCATAGCATGTTGCTTGTGAATGTCGAACTGCGGCCATTCGACGAATGTCTGAAGGTGAAGAAGAGTCTAATGGCTGCCAGACCCGAAAACGAGGACCTCATATGTGTAAAGTCCACGGAGAAACAGCTGTGTACCACAGATTTCGGTGGTCCACTTTTTTGCGATGGTCAGCTGTATGGAATAGCTCTGGGCTCCATCAATTGCTCCAGTCCAGATCCTGTTTTCTTTAGTGATGTATCGTTCTACAACAGCTGGGTGACCAAAATTATATCGGAGGCAGTGGGCCATAGCAGACCATTTATCGCAGAGAGATATTCCTTTATGTCCTTCATCATTTTAATACTCAGCGTTGTCTGA
- the LOC6614544 gene encoding accessory gland protein Acp36DE, whose amino-acid sequence MWTLTCQQFIALMLLGTLVPSESFLCKHCFRKNIEKVHESFRDILSPPIFGVNPQPLIEVQQPKATPKPESSQVIHVHQPQVILKPIYYPKVDTISTKNQIGIHGSLSPYRQYPSLSSANLLGLPNQQLLSPQELLSDKVQKQAQVQNNNLHIRLGVTGLREGRNNPSLETIPRDRVDKISPELQLQLLRYADSQSQSQSQSASQSESNASSQSQAQVQNNRLLENPTVSESQQNAESQSETQSQSQSESQNQSQSESQNQSQSQSQRQQQIQTQLQILRQLQQKSNEQSAAQSASQIQSQRQSDSQSNLQLQEQSQSESEQGKQIQSQIQILQGLQQKELDDKSASQSQSESKKRLEQQKQLNLKLLREAQQKQLEELSSSLSQSRLGLGQQIQSQLQKNQLDKQFASQFKSQSKSQLEQQIQLHLQSLRELQQKELDEQYAPQSKSQLQVAEQMQSLLQLLRFLNSRLKTPSALKSDLENQILLQLRKLRLVQLKQLAEQPTVRPSSKSQSPGQLEQQILLQLLNLLQFQQNQLKSDAQAQSQLQESKSNSLSQSQSQSQSQEQLQLQRDQNLRQLEQIKLEMKNIRQLLQKGKSELQTQSDSQRQIHELYQNILQLNKEKLSYQLKQLKLKELEDQKKSQAEISKGSNPSNLYIIGQLPSEGKPAPGPQGATLESQVNQPKLVSQPGLLAKLPSGGGLIGKPASTGLYILSPDINELSNYRDQLRLQQELRKHQQLLSLLQRRQNDLKTEQNAQLLLGQQQKEQQAQESINKQQSSSGASSSQTKLQQDIQSAGSQGSQQGLQAGSTGLQTSSLQGTDSSASQSAALQRLKEQEQLRIQTETDQKTSSSSSQSNSQNSQSSSSQTSQASQSGAQRQEADNRNTLLLDQSSSKTQSESKSESSSQSSSHSSSQSTSNSSSSVQSKLQGERHDALLNNLSG is encoded by the exons ATGTGGACTTTGACGTGTCAACAGTTTATTGCCCTAATGCTCCTCGGCACATTGGTGCCCAGTGAGTCTTTTTTGTGCAAACATTGCTTCaggaaaaatattgaaaaagttCACGAATCGTTTAGGGACATTCTAAGTCCTCCGATATTTGGTGTAAACCCACAGCCATTGATTGAAGTGCAGCAACCGAAGGCAACCCCAAAACCCGAG TCTTCACAAGTGATTCACGTGCATCAACCACAAGTGATACTTAAGCCAATCTACTATCCAAAAGTCGATACTATTTCTACGAAAAATCAGATAGGAATACATGGGTCGCTATCGCCGTACCGTCAGTATCCATCCCTGTCGTCAGCCAATTTACTTGGACTTCCAAATCAACAACTACTTAGTCCACAGGAGTTGCTCTCAGACAAAGTACAGAAACAGGCGCAAGTTCAGAACAATAACTTGCATATTAGATTAGGTGTGACAGGACTAAGAGAAGGAAGAAATAATCCTAGTTTGGAAACGATTCCTCGGGATAGAGTAGATAAAATTTCACCAgaattgcagttgcaactgTTGAGATATGCAGACTCTCAGTCCCAGTCGCAGTCACAATCTGCCTCACAATCTGAATCAAATGCATCTTCACAGTCCCAGGCACAGGTGCAAAACAATCGACTGTTGGAAAACCCAACTGTTTCAGAATCCCAGCAAAATGCGGAGTCACAATCAGAGACACAGTCACAGTCACAGTCCGAATCACAGAATCAGTCACAGTCCGAATCACAGAATCAGTCACAGTCGCAGTCACAGCGACAGCAACAGATACAGACACAATTGCAAATACTGCGACAGTTGCAACAAAAATCAAATGAGCAATCTGCCGCACAATCTGCTTCTCAGATACAATCGCAGAGGCAATCTGATTCTCAATCGAACTTACAATTACAAGAACAATCACAATCGGAGTCAGAGCAAGGTAAGCAAATCCAGTCACAGATTCAAATCCTTCAAGGGCTGCAGCAAAAAGAGTTAGATGACAAATCTGCATCACAGTCGCAGTCCGAATCCAAGAAACGGCtagagcaacaaaaacagttGAATTTGAAACTACTACGAGAGGCACAACAGAAACAACTTGAGGAGCTTTCGTCTTCACTATCTCAGTCACGGTTAGGGCTGGGGCAGCAAATCCAGTCACAGCTACAAAAGAACCAGTTGGATAAGCAATTTGCTTCACAGTTCAAGTCACAATCCAAGTCACAGCTGGAGCAACAAATACAATTGCACTTACAAAGCCTTCGGGAACtgcagcaaaaagaattagaTGAGCAATATGCTCCTCAGTCAAAGTCACAGTTACAGGTAGCGGAACAGATGCAGTCACTTTTGCAACTTCTTCGATTTCTGAACTCCAGATTGAAGACGCCGTCAGCATTGAAATCAGACTTAGAAAATCAAATCCTTTTGCAATTAAGGAAACTTAGACTAGTGCAACTGAAACAGTTGGCTGAGCAACCTACCGTACGACCCAGTTCAAAATCACAGTCGCCTGGGCAGCTGGAGCAGCAAATTCTTTTACAGCTGCTTAATCTTCTACAGTTTCAGCAGAATCAGCTAAAATCAGATGCACAAGCCCAGAGCCAGTTGCAAGAGTCGAAATCCAACTCACTGTCACAGTCTCAGTCACAGTCACAGTCGCAGGAGCAGTTACAGTTGCAGCGGGATCAGAATCTTCGGCAATTGGAACAAATAAAGttggaaatgaaaaatattcgACAGTTGCTACAGAAGGGCAAGTCTGAGCTACAAACCCAATCGGACTCCCAGCGACAAATACATGAGCTATACCAAAATATTCTGCAGTTAAATAAGGAAAAGTTGAGCTACCAATTGAAACAGCTAAAACTAAAAGAGTTGGAAGACCAAAAGAAGTCGCAGGCGGAAATATCAAAGGGCAGTAACCCATCCAATCTATATATTATCGGACAATTGCCTTCCGAAGGAAAGCCAGCTCCTGGACCTCAAGGGGCTACACTTGAGAGCCAAGTGAATCAGCCTAAGCTGGTGTCCCAACCCGGGTTACTGGCCAAATTGCCATCAGGCGGAGGGCTAATTGGCAAGCCAGCTTCAACAGGACTGTATATTCTATCGCCGGATATCAATGAACTGTCGAATTACCGAGATCAGCTTCGTCTACAGCAAGAATTAAGAAAGCATCAACAATTATTGAGCCTTTTGCAGCGTAGACAAAATGATCTTAAAACAGAACAAAACGCACAGCTTTTGCTAGGACAACAACAGAAGGAACAACAAGCTCAGGAATCAATCAATAAACAACAGTCCTCATCTGGTGCCTCCAGTTCTCAGACTAAGTTACAGCAAGATATACAAAGCGCTGGATCTCAAGGATCACAGCAGGGTCTTCAAGCTGGATCCACTGGCTTGCAGACTAGTTCCCTACAAGGCACAGATAGTTCTGCATCTCAAAGCGCCGCTCTTCAGCGATtgaaggagcaggagcaactgCGCATTCAAACGGAAACTGATCAGAAAACTTCTTCTTCAAGCTCGCAGAGTAACTCACAAAACTCGCAGAGTTCGTCATCACAGACATCGCAGGCATCACAGTCTGGAGCACAACGACAGGAGGCTGACAATCGAAATACCTTGCTACTAGATCAATCGAGCTCTAAGACTCAGTCGGAGTCAAAGTCCGAGTCGTCGTCTCAATCATCGTCTCATTCATCGTCGCAGTCAACGTCGAACTCATCTTCAAGCGTTCAATCGAAACTACAAGGAGAAAGGCATGATGCGCTGCTAAACAATTTGTCAGGTTAA